TTGGGACGTTGGTTGAACTGGAACAGGCATAACCGCCCATGACCCTTGTTAGCGGATTTGCGACCTACGCCATTATCTGGTGGTTGACGCTCTTCGTCGTCTTGCCGTTTGGCATTGTCACCCAGGAAGAAGTGGGAGACGTGGAGGAGGGGTCCGCGCCGAGCGCCCCTGTCCGACCTCAGATTATCCGAAAAGTCCTCATCACAACGGTGGTCTCCGCGATTGTCTTTGCAGGCGTTTACTGGTTTCTGGAACATAGCGGTGTCGGTCTGGACGACATGCCGTTCGCGCCCACATTTGATGAGAAGTACTAATCTCGGGGCTGATAGCCCAGATATCGGTCGGGAAGCTTGCAGATCCGCTTCATCCGCGTGTCCCCGTCGATGACGGGATAGGTCCACACAAGCGTGTCACCCTCCATGCGGCGTGTGACGATGGTGAAGGGCAGGCCGAAGGGGCTGAATTCCATCACACCCTCATCATTGAATTCAATAGACGCTAACGTGTTCATGCAGCTGGGGGGCTCCACGTCCCGCGATCCATTTGAGAGCGTCCCATCGGTATGAAAATCGTGGATAATGCCCGATGAGGTGACAACGGTCCGATCACCACATTGTTCAATGCGTTCCACATGGCCCACGGCCCCTGTTTCAGCGAGCCACAGGCCACGCATGTCAACGACACCCTCAGC
The DNA window shown above is from Parvibaculaceae bacterium PLY_AMNH_Bact1 and carries:
- a CDS encoding hypothetical protein (Derived by automated computational analysis using gene prediction method: GeneMarkS-2+.) codes for the protein MKKLIGFIALFLVLAVGGFGSFLFLAPRPADTTDVSIFDGDASLIDYCDLPALDGSGLTASQVPKAYTPSCGWESFPKPILATCTEPLAEGVVDMRGLWLAETGAVGHVERIEQCGDRTVVTSSGIIHDFHTDGTLSNGSRDVEPPSCMNTLASIEFNDEGVMEFSPFGLPFTIVTRRMEGDTLVWTYPVIDGDTRMKRICKLPDRYLGYQPRD
- a CDS encoding DUF1467 family protein (Derived by automated computational analysis using gene prediction method: Protein Homology.), whose amino-acid sequence is MTLVSGFATYAIIWWLTLFVVLPFGIVTQEEVGDVEEGSAPSAPVRPQIIRKVLITTVVSAIVFAGVYWFLEHSGVGLDDMPFAPTFDEKY